The sequence GACTATGCGGCAACGGGTTGGGTCAGCCAATGCGATCAGGACGGTGATAGGCGGCATAGGAATTCCATGATGTTCCCCGCTGGTTAGTAACGGGGGAGTTACCCGTCAAGCGCCTGCCTTGTTCCGCAACGGGTTATTCACCAAATGCGTTGAGTTGGGACCCGCGCGCTACTGGAACGGCGATCCCGCAATAATCTGGTCACTTCCGTGCGCGACCGTGGACACATGGAGATGCCAGTGCGGAACGCGGCAACAAGATATTCGTGGTGGAGTCGTGAGCAGCGGCCCTTCAGCCGAGCCGAGCTGGTTGTGGACGGTGTTGTTCACGTCTTCGGACTCGTGGTCGCAATCGCGGCCGGGTCTATTCTGCTGGCTTTTGCCATCCTCCAGACCGCGCCGGAAGCCGCCCCGGCCCTCGTGGTTTATGTCGGCTCGCTGGTGGCCGTGCTGGGCGTATCGCTGGCCTACAATCTCTGGCCCGTTTCGCCGGTCAAGAAACTGCTCGCGCGGTTCGACCAGGCCGCTATCTTTCTTTTCATTGCGGGGACGTACACGCCGTTCCTCGCGGTGCTGGGCGGGACGACGGCCGGCATACTGATGACCACATTTGTGTGGGGCGCCTCGTTGATCGGCGTGGCACTGAAGCTGATCGTGCCCGAACGCTTCGGTCGGCTAGCGATCGGGCTTTATCTCGCCATCGGCTGGAGCGGGGTGCTGGTGTTCCAATCGCTGGCGCAGACCTTGCCGCACTCAACGCTATGGTTGCTGCTGGCGGGCGGCATCACCTATTCGCTGGGAATCGTCTTCCACCTGTGGGAGCGGCTCAAGTTCCAGAACGCGCTGTGGCACGTGTTCGTGGTGACCGGCGCGAGCCTGCATCTATGGGCCGTCATCGACTGCATGGTCATCCACCGGCTCTAAGCGGTCAGTTGACCGGCTTGGCCACCAGGGCGTGTTCCATCGTATCGCCTGGCTTGAGGCCGATTTCGACCGACCGGCCGCCCGGTATTTCCAGCACGAACTGCACCGGCACTTCCGAGGGAATGGACGTCACGTCGTGCGGGCGGGCATTGACGTGGATGGTCTTTACCACCCCGTCGGCGCCTACGAAGATCATGTCGAGCGGGATGAAGGTGTTCTTCATCCAGAACGACACCTCGCGCTCTTCCTTGAAATCGAACAGCATGCCGGCGTCGTCGGCCAATTCGGTGACGAACATCAGGCCCTTTGCGCGCGATTCAGGCGTGTCCACAACCTCGACGTTGAAGCTGTAGTCACCGGTGGAGGAGTGCAGCACCAGCTTGCCCTCATCGCTGCACGCCGCCAGCGGCAGTGCCACCATAGACACAGCCATTGCCACCGCGGCGCGGCGCAGCACCGGGGTGAAGCCTTGGGCAAACAGGGTCATGAGGTGATTATCCTAGTGGGAAGACGGTGCGTCGCCCCAACCATCGGGCCGGATTTCGGCGACCATAAGGCCCTTGGGACCATTGCCATAGCGCACCAGCACAAACTGGCCGGGCCGAAGCTCGGTAATGCCGAAGCGGCGCAGGGTTTCCATATGGACGAAGATGTCGGGCGTGCCCTCGCCGGCCGACAGGAAGCCGAAGCCGCGGATGCGGTTGAACCATTTGACCTCGAGGCGCACCATGCCCGAAGTCGGCTCCACCACAACATGGGTGCGCGGCGCCGGCATCTGGGCCGGGTGGCGGGCGGTTGACTCGTCCATCGAAAGAATCCGGAAGGCCTGCAAGCCACCAGGGCGATTGAGCGCCTCGACGACGATGCGCGCCCCTTCATAGGCAGTCTGGTAGCCATCGCGGCGCAGACAAGTCACATGCAGCAGCACATCGGGCATGCCATTGTCGGGGACGATGAAGCCGAACCCCTTGCCCGCGTCAAACCACTTGATGGCCCCAGAGACTTCGATCGTCGCATCAGGCCCGGCATCCGCCGGGGACAAGGCGTCACCACGGCTGGACGACCGTGCCCCGGAAGACAGCATCGCCGCATCGTCGCCTTCGCCAGTGAACTTGGCCCCCATAGTCCCAAAGCCCTTCGTACTCGCCTCGCCGCCGCGAGGTACTCCACAAGACACCTGTCACACTGTGTCCGATTCAAGCGTCGTTGTTAAGACTTTGTTTAGAATTGCAGCGGTTGCGGCGCACACCGTGGCTTGCTAGGCCACCTGCAACGATTTCGCCAACAAGGAGACGTGCCATGAAATACCTGCACACCATGGTTCGGGTGACCAATATCGAGGAAAGCCTGCGCTTCTACTGCGAGGGCCTTGGCCTGGAGGAAGTCCGCCGCACCGAAAACGAGAAAGGCCGGTTCACGCTGATCTTCCTGCGCGCGCCGGGGGATGCCGGTGGCGAAGTGGAACTGACCTATAACTGGGATCCGGAAGAGTATACCGGCGGTCGCAATTTCGGCCACCTGGCCTATCGGGTGCAGGATATCTATGGGTTGTGCCAGCATCTGAGCGACATGGGCGTCACCATCAACCGCCCGCCGCGCGATGGGCACATGGCTTTCGTGCGTTCGCCCGACGGCATCTCGGTCGAGCTCATTCAGGACGGTACCCTGCCCCCGCAGGAGCCCTGGCTGTCCATGCCCAATACGGGGAAATGGTAGCGTTAGCGGTTCGCTAACCCTGACGCTTAGCCGGTGGTTAGCGAAACCGCTGGTATTTTAGCGACTTCACAGGACTGGTCATTGCCTGTTGCGCCAACGCAACAGGCGACCTTTCGGAAGTCGCCATGCATACCATTGCCCGCTCCATTGCTGCCTTGCTGGTCACCGGCTTCATGCTGGCAGCATGTGCGCCGCTGGCCATGTTCGCCAGTTCTACCGGCCCCGGCTATGCGGGCAAGCGCAGCGACTGGGGCACGTTCGTGTCCAGCCGAGAGGTCAACGCGCTCTGCATCACGCCCAAGCTGCGGTTCCTGATTTGGGAATTCGAGGGTCACTTCGGCAAGAAAGTAATCATGAACTCGGGCTATCGCGACGACCAGCACAATGCGGCCGCGGGCGGCGCCGACAATTCCTACCACACCAAGTGCATGGCGGCCGATTTCTACATACCCGGCGTCGATAAGAGCCAGCTCATCGCCTTCGCTCTCAACAGCGGCAGCGTGGGTGGGCTGGGGTGCTATCCAGGACGGCAGTTCATTCATGTCGACGTGCGCGACCGGCCGCGCGGCTACAACCGCCCGGTGACCTTCTCAGGCTGTTAAAAAAATCCCGATTGCGCCAACAAGGGGTTGCGCATCACAAATCACCCAACTATACGACCACCAGCGCTTAGGCGCCCTTCGTCTATCGGTTAGGACGGCACCCTTTCACGGTGCAGAGAGGGGTTCGACTCCCCTAGGGCGTACCATTCCCCCTTGCTGGCGGGGCCGCTAAAAGCTAGCTTCGAGTTCCTCGCTCCGCGCCCATCGTCTAGCGGTCAGGACACCGCCCTCTCACGGCGGGAACAGGGGTTCGATTCCCCTTGGGCGTACCAGCGACCTTCCTCCACAGCATCAGCGATTGTGCCGAGGCGACGCGAAGGCTTCGCCCCGCCCCTTGCGAATGGCGTCGGGTGCGGTCAGCCGGCCTTGCGATACTGGTAGATCCCGACATCGATCGAGCCTTCGATGAAGCCCGCCTCGCAGTAGCTGAGGTAATAGACCCACTTGCGCTTGAATTCTTCGTCATAGCCCAGCGGCGCGATCATCGGCCAGCGCTCGAGGAAGCGCTCGCGCCAGAGCTTGAGCGTACGTGCATAGCTGAGGCGGAAGGTTTCGACGTTTTCGAGCACGAGGTTGTAACGGTCGCCGAATTCCTTCATCACCGTCTTGGTCAGCAGCATGCCGCCCGGAAAGATGTAGCGCTGGATGAAATCCGGCCCGCTGCGATAGCCGTCGAAATCGGCCTCGTTGATCGTGATGGCCTGGATGGCGGCTGTGCCACCAGGCTTCAACCGGTCATGGATAGTCTGGAAATAGCTTGGCCAATTGTCCTCGCCTACGGCCTCGATCATTTCGATGGAGCCGATATGGTCGTACTGGCCTTCGGTATGGCGATAGTCCTCGAACACCAGGGTGGCGTATTTGTCGAGCCCCTGGCGCGCCAGCCGCTCCAGCCCATATTTGAGCTGCTCGGCAGAGAGCGTGATGCCGCGCAGATTGGCCTTGTAATCACGCGCGACGGTTTCGGCAAAGCCGCCCCAGCCACAGCCAATTTCGAGCACGGAGGAGCCTTCCGTCACGCCGGCCATGTCGGCGACACGGCGGTATTTGGCCCGTTGCGCCTCCTCGAGACTTTGGTCGCCCGAGGTGAACACGGCCGAGGAATAGGTCATGGAGGGATCGAGCCACTGACCGTAGAAGTCGTTGCCCAGGTCGTAATGCTCGGCAATGTTCTTCTTGGAGCCTTCCAGGGTATTGCGGCGTGACAGGTGATAGTGCAGATCGCCTGCGGCCTTGCGGAAGAAGCCGGGATTGGCGTTTTCGAACATATCGCGGTTCTGAAGGAAAAACCGGAACAGGGCGGTCAGGTCATCCACCTCGACGTCCCCTGCCATGTAGGCGGCCGCGAAACCAACAGTGCCTCGCTGCATCGCCTCGCTCAGGACGCGAAAATTGTTGAGGCGCAGCACCGCATGTTCGCCCGTTGCCGGGTTGCCGACCGTACGCGTACGACCATTG comes from Devosia oryziradicis and encodes:
- a CDS encoding cold-shock protein, translating into MGAKFTGEGDDAAMLSSGARSSSRGDALSPADAGPDATIEVSGAIKWFDAGKGFGFIVPDNGMPDVLLHVTCLRRDGYQTAYEGARIVVEALNRPGGLQAFRILSMDESTARHPAQMPAPRTHVVVEPTSGMVRLEVKWFNRIRGFGFLSAGEGTPDIFVHMETLRRFGITELRPGQFVLVRYGNGPKGLMVAEIRPDGWGDAPSSH
- a CDS encoding DUF192 domain-containing protein, which gives rise to MTLFAQGFTPVLRRAAVAMAVSMVALPLAACSDEGKLVLHSSTGDYSFNVEVVDTPESRAKGLMFVTELADDAGMLFDFKEEREVSFWMKNTFIPLDMIFVGADGVVKTIHVNARPHDVTSIPSEVPVQFVLEIPGGRSVEIGLKPGDTMEHALVAKPVN
- a CDS encoding VOC family protein; amino-acid sequence: MKYLHTMVRVTNIEESLRFYCEGLGLEEVRRTENEKGRFTLIFLRAPGDAGGEVELTYNWDPEEYTGGRNFGHLAYRVQDIYGLCQHLSDMGVTINRPPRDGHMAFVRSPDGISVELIQDGTLPPQEPWLSMPNTGKW
- a CDS encoding YcbK family protein, with the translated sequence MHTIARSIAALLVTGFMLAACAPLAMFASSTGPGYAGKRSDWGTFVSSREVNALCITPKLRFLIWEFEGHFGKKVIMNSGYRDDQHNAAAGGADNSYHTKCMAADFYIPGVDKSQLIAFALNSGSVGGLGCYPGRQFIHVDVRDRPRGYNRPVTFSGC
- the trhA gene encoding PAQR family membrane homeostasis protein TrhA, whose protein sequence is MDGVVHVFGLVVAIAAGSILLAFAILQTAPEAAPALVVYVGSLVAVLGVSLAYNLWPVSPVKKLLARFDQAAIFLFIAGTYTPFLAVLGGTTAGILMTTFVWGASLIGVALKLIVPERFGRLAIGLYLAIGWSGVLVFQSLAQTLPHSTLWLLLAGGITYSLGIVFHLWERLKFQNALWHVFVVTGASLHLWAVIDCMVIHRL
- a CDS encoding SAM-dependent methyltransferase produces the protein MTKSVAENTNTGVTPWTSFASWAIERIGVALVGRPRHGALTVIFPNGRTRTVGNPATGEHAVLRLNNFRVLSEAMQRGTVGFAAAYMAGDVEVDDLTALFRFFLQNRDMFENANPGFFRKAAGDLHYHLSRRNTLEGSKKNIAEHYDLGNDFYGQWLDPSMTYSSAVFTSGDQSLEEAQRAKYRRVADMAGVTEGSSVLEIGCGWGGFAETVARDYKANLRGITLSAEQLKYGLERLARQGLDKYATLVFEDYRHTEGQYDHIGSIEMIEAVGEDNWPSYFQTIHDRLKPGGTAAIQAITINEADFDGYRSGPDFIQRYIFPGGMLLTKTVMKEFGDRYNLVLENVETFRLSYARTLKLWRERFLERWPMIAPLGYDEEFKRKWVYYLSYCEAGFIEGSIDVGIYQYRKAG